One Streptomyces sp. P9-A2 DNA window includes the following coding sequences:
- a CDS encoding histidine phosphatase family protein has protein sequence MGDGTGTHQRGKDLTVVHLMRHGEVHNPEGVLYGRLPGYQLSELGRRMADRVGEHLASRDVVHVGASSLERAQETAQPIAKPHGLDIATDDRLLEAENVFQGKTFGVGDGALRRPENWKHLVNPFKPSWGEPYVEQVVRMMGALDAAKDAARGHEAVLVSHQLPIWIVRSYVEKRRLWHDPRKRQCTLASLTTFTYLGDKIVSVGYSEPARDLVPAHLLAGAKPVKGKGAPQGKAFGA, from the coding sequence ATGGGCGACGGCACGGGCACGCACCAGCGGGGCAAGGACCTCACCGTCGTCCACCTCATGCGGCACGGCGAGGTCCACAACCCGGAGGGCGTCCTCTACGGCCGCCTCCCCGGCTACCAGCTCTCCGAGCTGGGCCGGCGGATGGCCGACCGGGTCGGCGAGCACCTCGCCTCCCGTGACGTCGTCCACGTCGGCGCCTCCTCGCTGGAGCGGGCCCAGGAGACGGCCCAGCCCATCGCCAAGCCGCACGGCCTGGACATCGCCACCGACGACCGGCTCCTCGAGGCCGAGAACGTCTTCCAGGGCAAGACCTTCGGCGTCGGCGACGGCGCGCTGCGCCGGCCCGAGAACTGGAAGCACCTCGTCAACCCGTTCAAGCCGTCCTGGGGCGAGCCGTACGTCGAGCAGGTCGTCCGCATGATGGGCGCGCTCGACGCGGCGAAGGACGCGGCGCGCGGTCACGAGGCGGTGCTGGTCAGCCATCAGCTGCCGATCTGGATCGTGCGGTCCTACGTCGAGAAGCGGCGCCTGTGGCACGACCCGCGCAAGCGGCAGTGCACCCTCGCCTCGCTGACCACTTTCACCTACCTGGGCGACAAAATCGTTTCCGTCGGCTACAGCGAGCCGGCCCGCGATCTCGTCCCCGCCCATCTCCTCGCCGGTGCCAAGCCGGTGAAGGGCAAGGGCGCCCCCCAGGGCAAGGCCTTCGGGGCATAG
- a CDS encoding polysaccharide deacetylase family protein, producing the protein MRALTRRGMLGLGAGAAAAVSLAGCGGDKGSGGSGASGGSGGTGGSKGGGRPGEPEPTKTARPIGDGSTAFTGKQPHQPSRPVPLEPGQAPPQFVVFSWDGAGEVGNGLFPRFLDLAKEHDAHMTFFLSGVYVLPESKKRLYDPPNNPRGASDIGYLTDDHIKDTLKNVRRSWLEGHEIGTHFNGHFCAGSGSVGNWTPRQWRSEIDQAKSFVKEWRTNSGWTDLPSLPFDYDKELVGGRAPCLLGQDNLLTTARDLGWRYDASSPGGLQVWPSKRQGIWDLPLQQIPFPGRSFEVLSMDYNILANQSVNSTNAPASNHPAWREQATQALISGFKRAYETNRAPFFVGNHFEEWNGGIYMDAVEGAIKHIAREREKGGDVRMVSFRQFTDWLDVQKPEVLEQLRTLGVGQEPAGGWKNFLGGSGDTGGTGGSGGTGGTGGTGGTGGTGGTGGSGGIPGAGSGTGAGAGAGTGVAGGA; encoded by the coding sequence ATGCGTGCGCTCACCCGCAGGGGAATGCTCGGACTCGGCGCAGGGGCCGCCGCGGCCGTCTCGTTGGCCGGCTGCGGCGGCGACAAGGGCTCGGGAGGATCGGGAGCCTCGGGGGGCTCGGGGGGAACGGGTGGTTCCAAGGGCGGCGGACGCCCGGGAGAGCCCGAGCCGACGAAGACCGCCCGGCCGATCGGCGACGGCTCCACCGCCTTCACCGGCAAGCAGCCCCATCAGCCCTCCCGGCCGGTGCCGCTGGAACCGGGTCAGGCCCCGCCGCAGTTCGTCGTCTTCTCCTGGGACGGGGCCGGCGAGGTCGGCAACGGGCTCTTCCCGCGCTTCCTGGACCTCGCCAAGGAGCACGACGCGCACATGACGTTCTTCCTCTCCGGTGTCTATGTGCTGCCCGAGTCGAAGAAACGGCTGTACGACCCGCCGAACAACCCGCGCGGCGCCTCCGACATCGGCTACCTCACCGACGACCACATCAAGGACACGCTGAAGAACGTCCGCCGTTCCTGGCTCGAGGGCCACGAGATCGGCACCCACTTCAACGGTCACTTCTGCGCCGGCTCCGGCAGCGTCGGCAACTGGACGCCGCGGCAGTGGCGCAGCGAGATAGACCAGGCGAAGTCGTTCGTGAAGGAGTGGCGGACCAACTCCGGCTGGACGGATCTGCCGTCGCTGCCGTTCGACTACGACAAGGAACTCGTCGGCGGCCGTGCGCCCTGTCTGCTCGGCCAGGACAACCTGTTGACCACCGCCCGCGACCTGGGCTGGCGCTACGACGCCTCCTCGCCCGGGGGCCTTCAGGTCTGGCCGTCGAAGCGCCAGGGCATATGGGACCTGCCCCTGCAGCAGATACCGTTCCCCGGGCGGTCCTTCGAGGTCCTGTCGATGGACTACAACATCCTCGCCAACCAGTCCGTCAACTCCACCAACGCGCCCGCGAGCAACCACCCCGCCTGGCGGGAACAGGCCACCCAGGCACTCATATCGGGATTCAAGCGGGCATACGAGACGAACAGGGCGCCCTTCTTCGTCGGCAACCACTTCGAAGAGTGGAACGGCGGTATCTACATGGACGCCGTCGAGGGCGCCATCAAGCACATCGCACGGGAGAGGGAGAAGGGCGGCGACGTCCGCATGGTCTCCTTCCGGCAGTTCACCGACTGGCTGGACGTGCAGAAGCCCGAGGTGCTGGAGCAGTTGCGCACGCTGGGGGTCGGGCAGGAACCGGCCGGTGGCTGGAAGAACTTCCTGGGCGGCTCCGGCGACACGGGCGGTACGGGAGGCTCCGGCGGTACGGGCGGTACGGGCGGTACGGGCGGTACGGGTGGTACGGGTGGTACCGGAGGCTCCGGCGGCATCCCGGGGGCGGGGAGCGGGACGGGCGCGGGGGCGGGCGCGGGGACGGGAGTCGCGGGCGGCGCCTGA
- a CDS encoding TlpA family protein disulfide reductase encodes MSAVSRALQRSNRATGVRDTSGRAARVRVPRVRARRRAALTAGAAVAALLLTACGSGGTSGGGGNTNFVTGTDGISTAAKGERAAAPELSGKTLEGEHLDVADFQGKVVVLNMWGSWCNPCRAEAKYFAKVSEDYADQDVQFVGINTRDSTTGAALAFEKDFGITYPSLYDPTGKLMLRFEKGTLNPQAIPSTLILDRDGGIAARSLTALSEERLLKMLEPVLAEK; translated from the coding sequence ATGAGTGCCGTCAGTCGCGCCCTTCAGCGCTCGAACCGCGCCACCGGCGTCCGTGACACCAGTGGTCGCGCCGCCCGCGTGCGTGTCCCGCGCGTCCGCGCCCGCCGTCGTGCCGCCCTGACCGCCGGCGCCGCGGTGGCCGCACTGCTGCTCACCGCGTGCGGTTCCGGCGGAACCTCCGGCGGGGGCGGCAACACCAACTTCGTCACCGGCACCGACGGCATCTCCACCGCCGCCAAGGGCGAGCGTGCCGCCGCGCCCGAGCTGTCCGGCAAGACACTCGAGGGTGAACACCTCGACGTCGCCGACTTCCAGGGCAAGGTCGTCGTCCTCAACATGTGGGGCTCCTGGTGCAACCCGTGCCGCGCGGAGGCCAAGTACTTCGCCAAGGTGTCCGAGGACTACGCCGACCAGGACGTGCAGTTCGTCGGCATCAACACCCGCGACAGCACCACCGGTGCGGCACTCGCCTTCGAGAAGGACTTCGGCATCACCTACCCGAGCCTGTACGACCCCACGGGCAAGCTGATGCTCCGCTTCGAGAAGGGCACCCTCAACCCGCAGGCGATCCCCTCCACCCTGATCCTGGACCGGGACGGCGGGATCGCGGCCCGCTCGCTGACCGCGCTCAGCGAGGAACGGCTGCTGAAGATGCTCGAGCCGGTCCTCGCGGAGAAGTGA